The genomic region CTGTAAGGCAATAGATCATTATAGGTATTTCCTGTCATTATCGTAAATATATCTAAAGGAAAGTCTTCATTAATACGGATACAGCCTTCTTCAGGTGTAAAATCTTCTATTTTCAATTCTTTCGCGGAACCTTCACCAAATGATTCCAGGCATTTTAAAAGACTGTTGATATTTTCTTTCGATGATTCAATGAGAATATCCACATCCTCCGTAGCACGAGAAAAACCGCAAAGATCTACGGCCAGCCCACCGACAAGAATATATTTAATATTATTTTCACTTAACTTTTCCAACAACTCTTCGTATGTTTTCATTTTTCGTGTCAATCCTTTTGCCGCGAAGTTCTTCCAGCATTTTATTTAATTCAAAAGCCTTTTTCAATGGGGACACCTTTTTATGCCGTCCTACTTCTTTACGTATCATACCGTCATTATTCATATTTCACCTTAATAATCACCAAACAGCTTTTACTTGGGGATATTTAAGAATTTTGTCGTCTTTTGTAATTAAAAGCGCGTTTAAGGTAATTGAAGTCGCGATAATAATTCTATCCACCGGATCTTTATGGATAAAATCTTTTAATTGAACAGATTTAATTGAAATATTGTTATTAACAGGGACAAAATGCAGGAACGATAATGATTCAACTGCCGCAATCCAGTCTTTTACTTCCATTGCCAATTCAAGCCGGCCTTTAGAAACAAGCATCGCGATTTCCCATACACTGATTGAAGACACATAC from bacterium harbors:
- a CDS encoding nucleotidyl transferase AbiEii/AbiGii toxin family protein; protein product: MKTYEELLEKLSENNIKYILVGGLAVDLCGFSRATEDVDILIESSKENINSLLKCLESFGEGSAKELKIEDFTPEEGCIRINEDFPLDIFTIMTGNTYNDLLPYSEIFITENKIEIRYLNKEGLIKLKKHSVRPKDQLDVKELKRLK
- a CDS encoding type II toxin-antitoxin system VapC family toxin, encoding MIILDTHVLIFWLSNPEKLSRKAREIIEKAVKNKEVYVSSISVWEIAMLVSKGRLELAMEVKDWIAAVESLSFLHFVPVNNNISIKSVQLKDFIHKDPVDRIIIATSITLNALLITKDDKILKYPQVKAVW